The following are encoded in a window of Bacillus sp. SORGH_AS_0510 genomic DNA:
- the ytzI gene encoding YtzI protein: protein MVMGFIIIGVLIVLIVLFLSVVTTSKAYTYKHTVDPLENNPNVNEEKRIAHSEKKD from the coding sequence ATGGTAATGGGTTTTATTATTATTGGGGTTTTGATTGTTTTAATTGTATTATTCTTAAGCGTTGTAACAACTTCCAAAGCTTATACCTATAAACATACGGTGGATCCTTTAGAAAACAATCCAAATGTAAATGAAGAAAAAAGGATTGCCCATAGTGAAAAAAAGGATTAG